The following proteins are encoded in a genomic region of Streptomyces gobiensis:
- a CDS encoding Uma2 family endonuclease codes for MSVLPTYTDVDPEKALKYAIQHIAGDRAEVIEGVITPASPGWADENVADLIREQLGSRMREQGWRAGSGNLDLPGSENFYIPDLAVVPAELAKTEGALLPDQTLLVVEVTSPSNADTDRTAKRKRYAQYGAPLYLLVDRQEDTCTLFSEPGQLGYTHIQGPYPFGTPVQLPEPFALTIDTSGF; via the coding sequence GTGAGTGTCCTGCCGACGTATACAGACGTCGATCCGGAGAAAGCCCTGAAGTACGCGATCCAGCACATCGCGGGCGACCGTGCCGAGGTCATCGAGGGCGTCATCACCCCTGCGTCGCCGGGCTGGGCAGATGAGAATGTCGCCGACTTGATCAGGGAACAGCTCGGTTCCCGGATGCGGGAGCAGGGTTGGCGTGCCGGGTCGGGGAATCTCGATCTTCCGGGGAGCGAGAACTTCTACATCCCGGATCTCGCGGTAGTCCCCGCCGAGCTGGCGAAAACCGAAGGAGCGCTGCTGCCTGACCAGACGCTTCTGGTGGTCGAGGTGACGTCGCCGTCCAACGCGGACACCGATCGCACCGCCAAGCGCAAGCGGTACGCCCAATACGGTGCGCCTCTGTATCTGTTGGTGGACCGGCAGGAAGACACCTGCACTCTGTTCTCCGAACCCGGCCAGCTTGGCTACACGCACATTCAGGGCCCGTATCCCTTCGGCACCCCTGTGCAGCTCCCTGAACCCTTCGCCCTGACGATCGACACCAGCGGCTTCTAG
- a CDS encoding SCO6880 family protein gives MSSPPYVLTPRRTYMIGRARPNAIVGKNRETGEIALIIAGAFLGMMSGLLVPVLSLRIVLLVGFPMLALAAVYVPYKQRTFYRWFEIDRSFRRLRRQGGTAYRSDAAEAGISLDGREVEIGPPPGVGRITWLSAPFGPDEIAVLLHADRRTVTAAIEIEGPGVGLRDSEDQEALVDRFGTLLKHVANGDGYVTRLQMLARTLPADPDAHAKDVAQRGDERAPGWLQESYDQLQSMVSTSSEQHRAYLVACMHYGRDLAAEATTIARANKERKLSRDAGLAIVMARELTDICARLAEADIRVRQPLGQARMASLIHSMYDPDHPIDHIQAMTKRNAWPAELDAVEPTYLQAKTRESMTRQPWCHSTAWVKEWPMTPVGVNFLAPLLVHTPDVIRTVAVCMDLEPTEVAIERMLTEKTNDEAEASRQAKMNRTVDPRDVAAHGRVDQRGEDLASGAAGVNLVGYITVSSRHPEALARDKRTIRASAGKSYLKLEWCDREHHRAFVNTLPFATGIRR, from the coding sequence ATGTCCTCCCCGCCCTACGTCCTCACCCCCCGCCGTACGTACATGATCGGGCGAGCCCGTCCGAACGCCATCGTCGGTAAGAACCGCGAGACCGGTGAGATCGCGCTGATCATCGCGGGTGCGTTCCTGGGCATGATGAGCGGGCTGCTCGTTCCCGTGCTGTCGCTGCGCATCGTGCTGCTGGTGGGCTTCCCGATGCTGGCGCTGGCGGCCGTGTACGTCCCGTACAAGCAGCGGACGTTCTACCGCTGGTTTGAGATTGACCGCTCCTTCCGGCGGCTGCGCCGCCAGGGCGGTACGGCGTACCGCTCCGACGCCGCCGAGGCGGGGATCAGCCTCGACGGGCGCGAGGTGGAGATCGGGCCGCCGCCCGGGGTGGGCCGTATCACCTGGCTCTCGGCGCCGTTCGGGCCGGATGAGATCGCGGTGCTGCTGCACGCGGACCGCCGTACCGTGACAGCCGCCATAGAGATCGAGGGACCCGGCGTCGGCCTGCGGGACAGCGAGGACCAGGAAGCCCTGGTGGACCGTTTCGGCACCCTGCTCAAGCATGTCGCGAACGGCGATGGCTATGTCACCCGGCTGCAGATGCTGGCCCGTACGCTCCCGGCCGACCCCGACGCGCACGCGAAGGATGTCGCACAGCGCGGCGATGAACGGGCGCCGGGGTGGCTCCAGGAATCGTACGACCAGCTCCAGTCGATGGTGTCGACCTCCAGCGAGCAGCACCGCGCCTATCTGGTGGCCTGTATGCACTACGGGCGGGACCTGGCCGCCGAGGCGACCACGATCGCCCGGGCTAACAAGGAGCGGAAGCTGTCCCGGGACGCGGGGCTGGCCATCGTGATGGCCCGTGAACTGACCGATATCTGCGCCCGGCTGGCCGAGGCGGATATCCGGGTACGGCAGCCGCTGGGGCAGGCCCGGATGGCGTCGTTGATCCACTCCATGTACGACCCGGACCACCCGATCGACCACATCCAGGCCATGACGAAGCGGAACGCGTGGCCCGCCGAGCTGGACGCGGTCGAGCCGACCTATCTCCAGGCCAAGACCCGGGAGTCGATGACCCGGCAGCCCTGGTGCCACTCCACGGCGTGGGTGAAGGAGTGGCCGATGACGCCGGTCGGGGTGAACTTCCTGGCGCCGCTGCTGGTGCACACCCCGGATGTGATCCGTACGGTCGCGGTCTGTATGGATCTGGAGCCGACCGAGGTCGCCATCGAGCGGATGCTGACGGAGAAGACCAACGACGAAGCGGAGGCCAGCCGTCAGGCCAAGATGAACCGTACGGTCGACCCTCGCGATGTCGCCGCGCACGGCCGCGTCGACCAGCGCGGCGAGGACCTGGCCAGCGGCGCGGCGGGGGTGAACCTCGTCGGCTACATCACGGTCTCGTCCCGCCATCCGGAAGCGCTGGCCCGCGATAAGCGTACGATCCGCGCCTCGGCGGGCAAGAGCTATCTGAAGCTGGAGTGGTGCGACCGCGAACACCACCGGGCGTTCGTCAACACCCTCCCGTTCGCGACCGGCATCCGCCGCTAG
- a CDS encoding ATP-binding protein, producing MAAFDPLTAITDAFTSFLFGKTETTRLPVRTSTGQAQAVYLPTAAPGLGDSGVIIGREVYSGKGYIYDPFQLYGQQLPAPHWLVLGESGNGKSALEKTYVLRQLRFRDRQVVVLDAQGEDGMGEWNLIANELGITPIRLDPTAALDQGIRLNPLDPAITTTGQLALLRTIIEVALGHGLDERAGFALKVAHSYVNSAVADRQPVLTDIVEQLRHPKPESALAMNVALEDVRSWGLDVALVLDRLVDGDLRGMFDGPTTVGIDLDAPLTVFDLSHIDRNSIAMPILMAIVGVWLEHTWIRPDRKKRIFLVEEAWHIINSPFVAQLFQRLLKFGRRLGLSFVAVVHHLSDVVDGAAAKEAAAILKMASTRTIYAQKADEARATGDVLGLPRWAVEIIPTLSPGMAVWDVNGNVQVVKHLVTEAERPLVFTDRAMTESSAQAASPLDKLDEALESETESRAVSFDKIAPADETVA from the coding sequence GTGGCCGCGTTTGACCCCTTGACCGCCATCACCGACGCCTTCACCAGCTTCCTCTTCGGCAAGACGGAGACGACGCGGCTCCCGGTCCGTACCTCCACTGGCCAGGCGCAGGCCGTCTATCTGCCCACGGCCGCACCCGGCCTGGGCGACTCAGGCGTGATCATCGGGCGCGAGGTCTACAGCGGCAAGGGCTATATCTACGACCCCTTCCAGCTCTACGGGCAGCAGCTCCCGGCCCCGCACTGGCTGGTGCTGGGCGAATCCGGCAACGGCAAGTCGGCGCTGGAGAAGACGTATGTGCTGCGCCAGCTCCGCTTCCGGGACCGCCAGGTCGTCGTGCTGGACGCGCAGGGCGAGGACGGGATGGGCGAGTGGAACCTCATCGCCAACGAGCTCGGCATAACCCCGATCCGGCTCGACCCCACGGCCGCGCTGGACCAGGGAATCCGTCTCAACCCGCTGGACCCCGCCATCACCACCACCGGGCAGCTCGCCCTCCTCCGTACGATCATCGAGGTCGCGCTCGGCCACGGCCTGGACGAACGCGCGGGCTTCGCCCTCAAGGTGGCGCACTCCTACGTCAACTCAGCGGTCGCCGACCGGCAGCCCGTCCTCACCGACATCGTCGAGCAGCTGCGCCATCCCAAGCCGGAGTCCGCGCTGGCCATGAATGTCGCGCTGGAGGACGTCCGCTCCTGGGGCCTGGATGTGGCACTCGTCCTGGACCGCCTGGTCGACGGTGATCTGCGCGGCATGTTCGACGGCCCGACGACGGTCGGCATCGACCTCGACGCCCCGCTCACCGTCTTCGACCTCTCCCATATCGACCGCAACTCCATCGCCATGCCGATCCTGATGGCGATCGTGGGAGTGTGGCTGGAACACACCTGGATCAGGCCGGACCGCAAGAAGCGGATCTTCCTGGTCGAGGAGGCCTGGCACATCATCAACTCGCCCTTCGTGGCACAGCTCTTCCAGCGGCTGTTGAAGTTCGGCCGCCGCCTGGGCCTGTCCTTCGTCGCGGTGGTCCACCATCTCTCCGATGTGGTGGACGGCGCGGCGGCGAAGGAAGCCGCGGCCATCTTGAAGATGGCGTCCACCCGCACGATTTACGCCCAGAAGGCTGATGAAGCGCGGGCGACGGGTGACGTCCTGGGCCTGCCCCGCTGGGCGGTGGAGATCATCCCCACCCTCTCCCCCGGCATGGCCGTATGGGACGTCAATGGAAATGTTCAGGTCGTCAAACACCTGGTCACGGAGGCGGAACGGCCGCTGGTCTTCACCGACCGGGCCATGACGGAGTCGTCCGCGCAGGCCGCCTCCCCGCTGGATAAACTGGACGAGGCGCTGGAGTCCGAGACCGAGTCCCGCGCCGTATCCTTCGACAAAATCGCCCCCGCGGACGAAACGGTGGCCTGA
- a CDS encoding GntR family transcriptional regulator, translated as MEYDPRFPKWTQIADVIRERIATGKYPPRYRLSETKLEEEFDVARVTVRKVTRALREEGLITTHPGMGSFVTDPSEQSPSD; from the coding sequence ATGGAGTATGACCCCAGGTTTCCCAAGTGGACCCAGATCGCTGATGTGATCCGCGAGCGCATCGCCACCGGTAAGTACCCGCCGCGCTACCGGCTTTCTGAGACGAAGCTGGAAGAGGAGTTCGACGTAGCGCGGGTCACCGTACGCAAGGTCACCCGCGCCCTACGCGAAGAGGGACTGATCACCACCCACCCCGGCATGGGATCGTTCGTGACCGACCCCTCCGAACAGTCCCCGTCGGACTAA